The following are encoded together in the Verrucomicrobiota bacterium genome:
- a CDS encoding tetratricopeptide repeat protein, producing the protein MPEDDDQDTPRRDFAVEAATLLTDADRARIDAFRSKHATELLVIVFTDLVGSAALKSELGDEPYKDLDDEHRRLLLETLKGFSKAQAIRVEGDSYIFAFLKPSDAVKFVLEAQAVHRTARAADWPRLPEFRVGIHLGTVVVEEGLHGPSVPGAIGDIKGLQADMTARIMGLAEGGQVLCSRAVFDDARQALKGADLEGLGRLGWVSHGPYLLKGREDPLEVCEVGEEAVASFTKPPGNEKARPAGVSDEELGWRPGVGVVVPSTDWELSEKLGEGEFGEVWLGHNRTTGERQVYKFCFKRERVAWLKREARLLGELRRRLPGHPNLVAFRDIMTHEDRPPYYITMEYVEGPSLEAWLAANPPLRERLEIIAQVAAGLDAVHAEHIYHRDVKPSNILLAQRPDGSLQAKLSDFGLGTAEDQALLKSVYASRVEGLAGTWDYIAPELRKGQPASAQSDIYALGLTLYQIVVGDLRRPLASGWERQVESDVLREDIARCTDADPARRWPRARELATALRTHDQRVHQRVLEHERVLHHKRVVRFRIVTGISAAFAVVMFVLGSLAWLQRYEAVRQRAIAEQRRSEADEQRAIAEEQRDRAVWQKEIALSAVRKLTNEVPERLKDVPGTLAPLRELMESNVATIDEILTLEPDTPGAHYEKCANYLGIGKSWLQLGDSTKALGAFETAFAIARNLAATDAGGAKANAQLADCHEQLGDAYLRLGRSGEAKATYTASLEIRTKLAAAPDADAKTRRSVADSHTRLGGMYLSWGRPRESLAEYQAAFDIVEALAQADPENVELQRALGEAHNTFGDACVALSRSKDAVTAYQAGFKLTVETAPEGVERDKFLTAGYNRLGSVYFQLGDLDEALKAYELSLEVAQALATTYSESVVAKRGLAVVYNSLGDLYLAQKRNDDALEAYNTMVEIVMELAQADPASAEAQRDLAVCHNRLGEAYSAIGRADDAMKEYEAALEITRTLAEDSESLLAKRDLSVSYARVAGAYSSTGNAPEALEAMQKALSLAIELTRLDDTVLQWQEDVANNYGSTGDMHFRLGHAGEALEAFQHMLETAEGLTERGADETTLLGFKVVALSGMGDTYFGTGRTADALATYERMLAAAKKRVELSPDDAVAQQALVLAYIRLADACIAFGSKQKALEYFASYYEIAASRRPIEIENESYPYWAYMRLGDSALRFGRAEAARDAYQRMQAVAETFMAGGGNPIVQQWLAWSYERLGNAYEALGRAEEAEQARAKAKELLDALPQTATEDSESGGE; encoded by the coding sequence ATGCCGGAAGACGACGATCAGGACACTCCACGCCGCGACTTCGCCGTCGAAGCGGCCACGTTGCTGACCGACGCGGACCGCGCGCGCATCGACGCGTTCCGCAGCAAGCACGCGACCGAGCTGCTCGTGATCGTGTTCACGGACCTGGTCGGCTCGGCGGCGCTCAAGTCGGAGTTGGGCGACGAGCCGTACAAGGACCTCGATGACGAGCACCGGCGCCTGCTGCTCGAAACGCTCAAAGGCTTCTCCAAGGCGCAGGCTATCCGCGTCGAGGGTGACTCCTACATCTTCGCTTTCCTCAAGCCGAGTGACGCGGTGAAGTTCGTGCTCGAGGCGCAGGCCGTCCACCGCACGGCGCGTGCCGCCGACTGGCCGCGGCTGCCCGAGTTCCGCGTCGGCATCCATCTCGGCACCGTGGTTGTCGAGGAAGGGCTGCACGGCCCGTCCGTGCCGGGTGCCATCGGCGACATCAAAGGGCTCCAGGCAGACATGACGGCGCGCATCATGGGCCTGGCCGAGGGCGGCCAGGTCCTGTGCTCGCGCGCCGTGTTCGACGACGCGCGCCAGGCGCTCAAGGGGGCCGACCTCGAGGGCCTCGGCCGGCTCGGCTGGGTGAGCCACGGGCCGTACCTGCTCAAGGGGCGCGAGGATCCTTTGGAGGTGTGCGAGGTCGGCGAGGAGGCCGTCGCGTCGTTCACCAAACCGCCCGGCAACGAGAAGGCGAGGCCGGCCGGCGTGTCGGACGAGGAACTGGGCTGGCGTCCGGGCGTCGGCGTGGTGGTGCCGTCCACCGACTGGGAGCTCAGCGAGAAGCTCGGCGAGGGCGAGTTCGGCGAGGTCTGGCTCGGACACAACCGCACCACGGGCGAGCGCCAAGTCTACAAGTTCTGCTTCAAACGCGAGCGGGTCGCCTGGCTCAAGCGCGAGGCGCGCCTGCTCGGCGAACTGCGCCGGCGGCTGCCCGGCCACCCGAACCTCGTCGCGTTCCGCGACATCATGACGCACGAAGACCGGCCGCCGTACTACATCACGATGGAGTACGTTGAGGGGCCATCGCTCGAAGCGTGGCTCGCGGCCAATCCGCCGCTCAGGGAACGGCTCGAGATCATCGCACAGGTCGCCGCCGGGCTCGACGCCGTCCACGCCGAGCACATCTACCATCGCGACGTGAAGCCCTCGAACATCCTGCTGGCCCAGCGGCCCGACGGCTCGCTCCAGGCCAAGCTGAGCGACTTCGGCCTCGGCACGGCTGAGGACCAGGCGCTGCTCAAGAGCGTCTACGCCTCGCGCGTCGAAGGGCTCGCGGGCACGTGGGACTACATCGCGCCCGAACTGCGCAAAGGGCAACCGGCTTCGGCACAGAGCGACATCTACGCGCTCGGCCTGACGCTCTACCAGATCGTCGTTGGCGACCTGCGCCGCCCGCTCGCCTCGGGCTGGGAGCGCCAGGTCGAGAGCGACGTGCTGCGCGAGGACATCGCCCGCTGCACGGACGCCGACCCCGCCCGCCGCTGGCCGCGCGCGCGCGAGCTGGCCACCGCGCTCCGCACCCACGATCAGCGCGTCCACCAGCGAGTGCTCGAGCACGAGCGGGTCCTGCACCACAAGCGCGTCGTACGCTTCCGCATTGTCACGGGCATTTCGGCCGCGTTCGCGGTCGTCATGTTCGTGCTGGGGAGCCTCGCCTGGCTCCAGCGCTACGAGGCCGTGCGTCAACGCGCCATCGCGGAGCAACGACGCTCGGAGGCCGACGAACAGCGTGCGATTGCCGAGGAGCAGCGCGACCGCGCCGTGTGGCAGAAAGAGATCGCGCTCTCGGCCGTCCGCAAGCTCACCAACGAGGTGCCCGAGCGGCTCAAGGATGTGCCGGGCACGCTCGCGCCGCTCCGCGAGCTCATGGAGTCAAACGTCGCGACGATTGACGAGATTCTCACCCTCGAGCCCGACACGCCCGGGGCCCACTACGAGAAATGCGCCAATTACCTCGGCATCGGTAAGAGCTGGCTCCAGCTCGGCGACAGCACGAAGGCGCTCGGGGCGTTCGAGACGGCATTCGCCATCGCGAGGAATCTTGCGGCCACCGACGCCGGCGGCGCCAAGGCGAACGCTCAACTCGCCGACTGCCACGAACAGCTCGGCGACGCCTACCTTCGCCTTGGGCGGAGCGGCGAGGCGAAGGCTACCTACACGGCAAGCCTCGAGATCCGCACAAAACTCGCCGCCGCGCCCGATGCCGATGCGAAGACCAGGCGGAGCGTCGCCGACAGCCACACCCGGCTCGGCGGCATGTACCTGAGCTGGGGCCGGCCTCGCGAATCGCTGGCCGAGTACCAGGCGGCCTTCGACATCGTCGAGGCCCTCGCTCAAGCCGATCCCGAGAACGTCGAGCTCCAGCGCGCACTTGGAGAGGCGCACAACACGTTCGGCGATGCCTGCGTGGCCCTCAGCAGAAGCAAGGACGCCGTCACCGCCTACCAAGCCGGGTTCAAGCTCACCGTCGAGACTGCGCCCGAGGGCGTCGAGCGCGACAAGTTCCTTACGGCCGGCTACAACCGGCTCGGCTCTGTCTACTTCCAGCTCGGGGATCTCGACGAGGCGCTCAAGGCCTACGAGTTGAGTCTCGAGGTGGCCCAGGCCTTGGCGACCACCTACAGCGAGAGCGTGGTGGCCAAGCGCGGACTGGCTGTCGTCTACAACAGCCTCGGCGACCTCTACCTCGCCCAGAAGCGCAACGACGACGCGCTCGAGGCGTACAACACGATGGTCGAGATTGTCATGGAGCTTGCCCAGGCCGACCCGGCCAGCGCCGAGGCCCAGCGCGACCTAGCCGTCTGCCACAACCGGCTCGGCGAGGCGTACTCGGCCATCGGCCGTGCGGACGACGCCATGAAGGAGTATGAAGCGGCGCTCGAGATCACCAGGACGCTGGCCGAGGACTCCGAGAGCCTGCTGGCCAAGCGCGACCTGTCAGTCAGCTACGCGCGCGTGGCGGGCGCCTACAGCTCAACCGGGAACGCGCCCGAAGCACTCGAGGCGATGCAGAAGGCCCTGTCGCTCGCGATCGAACTCACCCGGCTCGACGACACCGTGCTGCAGTGGCAGGAAGATGTGGCGAACAACTACGGCTCGACCGGCGACATGCACTTCCGGCTTGGCCACGCCGGGGAGGCGCTCGAAGCGTTCCAGCACATGCTCGAGACCGCCGAAGGACTGACCGAGCGGGGCGCTGACGAGACGACCCTACTCGGCTTCAAAGTCGTTGCGCTCAGCGGCATGGGCGACACCTACTTCGGCACTGGCCGCACGGCCGACGCCCTGGCGACCTACGAGAGAATGCTTGCGGCAGCGAAGAAGCGCGTCGAACTCAGCCCGGACGACGCTGTCGCGCAGCAGGCGCTGGTGCTCGCCTACATCCGGCTGGCGGACGCCTGCATCGCCTTTGGCTCGAAACAGAAAGCGCTCGAGTACTTCGCCTCCTACTACGAGATCGCCGCCAGCCGCCGCCCCATCGAGATCGAAAACGAAAGCTACCCGTACTGGGCCTATATGCGTCTCGGCGACAGCGCGCTTCGATTCGGCCGGGCCGAGGCCGCCCGCGATGCCTACCAGCGGATGCAGGCAGTGGCCGAAACGTTCATGGCCGGAGGGGGGAATCCCATTGTGCAGCAATGGCTTGCGTGGTCCTATGAACGGCTGGGCAACGCCTACGAGGCACTTGGCCGCGCTGAGGAGGCAGAACAGGCCCGCGCCAAGGCCAAGGAGCTGCTCGACGCGTTGCCTCAGACTGCGACCGAGGACTCGGAGAGCGGTGGGGAGTAG
- a CDS encoding S8 family serine peptidase has product MNVTDPALTLEWLVANSTGKGVEVAVIDSGVDARHPDLANKVSRCCVVRDDSGEVVCRELAPDQATDSFGHGTAVAGIITTIAPEARIVDVKVLNEFNSCTGDVLIEGVKWALDQNVKLINMSLATSKEEYIPRLFDLCEQAYVQDAIIVASRRNFGDLGCPAMFSSVISVDREEFDDRYRIRFNPNNLIEYDAAGTDVRVPAPGGGYTETTGSSFATPHVTGLVALLLGVMPNLLPVEAKAILKSLSRA; this is encoded by the coding sequence ATGAACGTTACAGATCCCGCGCTCACACTCGAATGGCTCGTCGCCAACTCGACCGGCAAGGGCGTCGAGGTCGCCGTCATTGACAGCGGCGTCGACGCCCGGCATCCGGACCTGGCGAATAAAGTGTCCCGGTGCTGCGTCGTACGGGACGATAGCGGCGAGGTCGTGTGCCGGGAGCTTGCACCGGACCAGGCGACGGACAGTTTCGGCCACGGCACGGCGGTGGCGGGGATCATCACAACGATCGCGCCGGAGGCGCGCATCGTCGACGTCAAGGTGCTCAACGAGTTCAACTCGTGTACGGGCGACGTGCTCATCGAAGGGGTCAAGTGGGCTCTTGACCAGAACGTCAAGCTCATCAACATGAGCCTGGCGACGTCGAAAGAGGAGTACATCCCGAGGCTGTTCGACCTGTGCGAGCAAGCCTACGTGCAGGACGCGATCATCGTGGCCTCGCGGCGCAACTTCGGCGACCTGGGTTGCCCGGCGATGTTCTCATCGGTGATCAGCGTCGACCGCGAGGAGTTCGACGACCGCTACAGGATTCGGTTCAACCCGAACAACCTGATCGAGTATGATGCCGCGGGGACGGACGTCAGGGTCCCTGCGCCTGGAGGAGGGTATACGGAAACGACGGGATCGAGCTTCGCCACGCCGCACGTAACGGGTCTCGTGGCCCTGCTGCTGGGTGTTATGCCGAACCTGCTGCCTGTGGAGGCCAAGGCGATCCTCAAATCATTGTCGCGAGCGTAA
- a CDS encoding GAF domain-containing protein, producing the protein MDPLQRLDQIERQAGSLLETIRELRAEFASSPGRQDAKASTGAPSDLRAQLLSMSSYIALSPHIEDDELLTTLLRCAMHVVRAGGAGLTLLDRAKARLVFRAAIGDGSEGIIGYEVPVEGSQHGLAFATGEVQASKPIHTEIESAAKAVFRNVLVAPLIVDGEPIGTMSAVNKQDDPSQRGGDRFTPQDMAAYKLFADLAALIVRQRLREAALKQLMAGKEAEAPGVPAGLRFGKDEAALMAIAEDLAALVRDRPDLVPTFRQLTGLLAGLVGKLGRRR; encoded by the coding sequence GTGGATCCGCTTCAACGTCTGGATCAGATCGAGCGACAAGCCGGCTCGCTGCTGGAAACCATCCGCGAGCTGCGGGCCGAGTTCGCCTCGTCACCGGGCCGCCAAGACGCTAAGGCCTCGACTGGGGCGCCGTCCGACCTGCGCGCCCAGTTGCTCTCCATGTCGTCCTACATCGCGCTGAGCCCTCATATCGAAGACGATGAGCTACTCACCACGCTGCTTCGCTGCGCGATGCACGTCGTGCGCGCCGGCGGCGCGGGACTGACGCTGCTCGACCGCGCCAAGGCACGGCTCGTGTTCCGCGCGGCCATCGGCGATGGCTCCGAGGGCATCATCGGTTACGAGGTCCCAGTCGAGGGTTCGCAGCACGGGCTCGCCTTCGCCACCGGCGAGGTGCAGGCCTCGAAGCCGATCCACACCGAGATCGAGTCGGCCGCCAAGGCCGTGTTCCGCAACGTGCTCGTCGCGCCGCTCATCGTCGACGGCGAGCCGATCGGCACGATGAGCGCCGTCAACAAGCAGGACGACCCCTCGCAACGAGGCGGGGACCGCTTCACGCCGCAGGACATGGCGGCCTACAAGCTCTTCGCTGACCTTGCCGCGCTCATCGTGCGCCAGCGGCTGCGCGAAGCCGCACTCAAGCAGCTCATGGCCGGAAAAGAAGCCGAGGCGCCCGGCGTGCCCGCCGGCCTGCGGTTCGGCAAGGACGAGGCGGCGCTCATGGCGATCGCCGAGGACCTCGCGGCGCTCGTGCGCGACCGGCCCGATCTCGTGCCGACGTTCAGACAGCTTACAGGGCTGCTCGCCGGGCTGGTGGGGAAGCTCGGCCGGCGCCGATAG